The following are from one region of the Biomphalaria glabrata chromosome 4, xgBioGlab47.1, whole genome shotgun sequence genome:
- the LOC129925987 gene encoding coiled-coil domain-containing protein 1-like translates to MIVNGEVNNDVNDEVNNDVNDDVNDDVNDDVNNDVNDHVNDDVNDDVNNDVNDDVNNDVNDEVNNDVNDDVNNDVNDDVNNDVNDDVNDDVNDDVNDDVNDDVNDDVNDDVNNDVNDNVNNDVNDDANNDVNNDVNNDVNNDVNDEVNK, encoded by the coding sequence ATGATTGTCAATGGTGAAGTTAACAATGATGTCAATGATGAAGTTAACAATGATGTCAATGATGATGTTAACGATGATGTCAATGATGATGTTAACAATGATGTCAATGATCATGTTAACGATGATGTCAATGATGATGTTAACAATGATGTCAATGATGATGTTAACAATGATGTCAATGATGAAGTTAACAATGATGTCAATGATGATGTTAATAATGATGTCAATGATGATGTTAATAATGATGTCAATGATGATGTTAACGATGATGTCAATGATGATGTTAACGATGATGTCAATGATGATGTTAACGATGATGTCAATGATGATGTTAACAATGATGTCAATGATAATGTTAACAATGATGTCAATGATGATGCTAATAATGATGTTAACAATGATGTCAATAATGATGTTAACAATGATGTCAATGATGAAGTTAACAAATGA